The nucleotide window atagagtaataaatatgtacaaacatatatacatatattcaggtatatatccccactccgccactcgtctgctgtgtgactgtgggcaagtcacttctctgtgcctcagttaactcatctgtaaaatggggattaagactgtgggccccaggtgggacaacctgattaccttggatctaagccagcgcctagaacaatgcctggcatatagtaagcgcataacaaataacataattattattaattatttttatccaggagtccaggaggccttcccagactgagccccttccttcctctccccctcgtcccccctccatccccgcatcttacctctttcccttccccacagcacctgtatatatgtttgtacatatttattactctttatttatttatttattttacttgtacatatctattctatttattttattttgttagtacgtttggttttgttctctgtctcccccttttagaccgtgagcccactgttgggtagggactgtctctatatgttgccaacttgtacttcccaagctcttagtacagtggtctgcacacaagtaagcactcaataaatatgattgatgatgatgatgatgatcagaacccCAGTCCCTTcattcccagtcttgtgctctttccactgagccacgctgcctccctgccGGAGTCACTGTGTTCCGAAGTCCAGTTGTGGACTCTCCGTTGCCTCCTGGGCCGGGTGAGTTGGCCAGTGTGGTCCTAGCCTTGCTAGCCCACTGCCTTTCATTCCGAGGGCCTCCTTCTCCCGCCTTGCCTTTTGAACGCCTTGGGATTGCCCAAGCCGACACCACATTACAGAGAGTAATTGGTGTCGTGACCCAAGGCTTCATGCACACTAATGAgcatgcatgtacacacacacgcactctcactcaccacaaacacacacacacacactctacctCGGTCTTCCACAGCAGCAGAGCCGTACCAACGATGCTTAGGATGGCcaggagggaggtagaggtgatgAGTAGGAATTTTCTTGCACTCATGGGGGGTTCTTTGTACCCGGAATCTATGAGGAGAGAGAGcaacggggagacagaggattTAGGAAAGATGATCTTCACTCCCACTTGGTTCTCAAGTCAGCAGCCGGGCAGGGAATGCCGCCCACTCCCTTCCCTTTGAACGCCGACACTTGCtcgttcttttattcattcattcgtatttattgagcacttactgtgtgcagagcacagtactatgagTGAGTTGAAGTGGTCCCGAGGTGAAGAGTCTAAAAGCACCAGCTAACAGCCGTCCTAGTCGTCGTAACAGTAGCCACGGCATTTATTGTTAGTCTGGtatgtgtgaagtgcttactgtatgccaggcactgcactaagtgctggggtagacacaataatacgctcaataaatacgattgattgattgattgattgatacaagataattggatcagacatcgtccctgtcccacatacggctcaccgGCTCACAGAGCTCACCGTCTctgtgagccacagagaagcagcgtggctcagtgggaagagcccgggctttggagtcagaggtcatgggttcaaatcccagctccaccaattgtcagctgtgtgactttgggcaagccacttcacttctctgggcctcagttacctcatctgtaaaatggggattaaaactgtgggtcccccgtgggacaacctgatcaccttgtaacctctccagcgcttagaacagtgccttgcacatagtaagtgcttaataaatgctatcatttttttaaattcccattttagaggtgagggaactgaggcacagagaagtgaagggactagcccgaggtcacatggcaggccagtggcagagctgggatctggaaccacgtctttctgattcccaggtccacgctctctccactaggtcacaacgCTTCTCATTCATTTCTTGCACactcatttaataacaataatgagggggagaaggtgggagaagagaaggaagaggaggaagaagaagaagaggacaaggaaggagaataataataacaataataattgggatatttgttaagcacttattatgtacccagcactgtactaaacactagggtaattacaagttaatcaggtcggatacagtatgttgccaacttgtatatgttgcacttcccaagtgcttagtacagtgctctgcacacagtaagcactcaataaatacgattgaatgaatacagtccctgtcccacatggggctcacggtctaagcgggagggagacaggtatttaattcgcATTGTACAGatgacgaggcccagagaagtgaagtgattcgtccagggtcacagagcaggcaagtggtggaacctggattagagcccagatcctctgacaaccattaattaattaattaattcattcattcattcaatcatatttattgagcgcttactgtgtgcagagcactgtactaagcactcccaggcctggactctttcctctagaccacactgcttctcatttggtgtTGTGCACCGTACTAGATGCTTTGAAAGAAccaaataaagaagtgacacattccctgcccatgtagTGTTTATAAATTCATGGGGGTGGCtaacataaaaaatatttacagctggAATGGCTGAAATAAATGACTGAGTACACATCCATACATgaggtctaaggagggagaaaagaatgcCGTTATTGGGTAAGGGCAATGGTCTACCCAATCCAGTATTCTGCTTCTGACAGTGATATTATTgtctcagttaagcacttactatgtgtcaaacactattctaagtaccagggtcgatacaagatattcagatcaggctccatccctgtccctcatggggctcacagtctgagcaggagggagaacagttatggaatcgccattttacagatgaggacagtgaggcactgagaagctaagtgacatgcctaaggtcacacagaatacaaatggcggagccgggattagaacccagatcctatgacacccaggctcaagctctttccattagaccatgcagaTTTTCTCACaaatgctggtaataataataataataataataatagtatttattaagtgcttactatgtgccaagcactgttctaagcactggggggaatacaagttaatcaggctgtcccatgtggggctcacagtcttaatccccattttacagatgagggaactgaagcacagagaagtgaagtgacttgtgaagtcacacagctaagcggcggagtcgggcttagaacccatgacctctgactcccaagcctgtgctcttcaatcaatcaattaatcaatcgtatttattgagcacttactgtgtgcagagcactgtactaagcgcttgggaagtacaagttggcaacatatagagacagtccctacccaacagtgggctcacagtctagaaggaggagacagagaacaaaaccaaacatattaacattcttcccactgagccatgctgcttctctgtaagcaaaTGTTCCCCACCAGTTTTAATCCCGCTCCTaccttgtgtgaacttgggcaagtcacttcacttctctttgcttcagttaccttaactgtaaaatggggattaaatatccgttctccctcctaacctgactgtgaaccctgtgtgagacagggactctgtctgacctgattaatttgtatctaccccagtccgtAGAGCAGTGATTGATAcacgggaagtgcttaacaaattccattacaaaaaataaaaaaggagggagggtgaaACCTGTCCCACCTTAGGGAATTggtaggttcattcatttcagtcaatcatatttattgagcgcttactgtgcgctcttgggaagtacaagtcggcaacatatagacacggtcccttcccaacaaagggttcacagtctagaagggggagacagacaacaaaatcaaccaTCTacgcaggtgtcaaaaccgtcagaatagatagaattatatctatatgcacatcattaacaaaataaatagtgtagtaaatatgtacaagtaaaataaatagagtaataaatctgtacaaatatatacaagtgctgtggggaggggaaggaggtagggccgaggTCCCACTTGACCTTGGGAAATCTCCTTGACGTTGGCCAAGGCAGGGTGAGGGGAGCGAAACTCACCTCTGACGAGGATGAAGATGCCATTTCCTTTCCGTTTGGTTCCAGACCACTTCACCTGGCAGTAGTAAGTCCCAGTGGCGGAGGCGTTACGGAATGGGCCAGCGGAAAACGAGCAGTCCGTCGTAAGGGTCTGGTTCTCGGGCCCGGGGCCCGCTCTGCAGGGGAAGTACACCTCTTGGATTCGCTGGCCTCGGTGGTCTGTTTGATAGTAGCCGACTTGGAAGTTCTTGTACGCGTCGGTGTTGGGATAGGTGACCGCACACTGGAATTCCACATGGGAGGGAGCCGATTTAACCAGGATAGGGGGCATCTTCTCCACCACGGACTGCCCTCCTGTAGGTGAGAAGGTACAGGATGGCTGTCTGCATCTACAACGGCCCGCCCGTATTTATGATTCGTGTTTATTGTGCGCTTTCTGCATCTACAACGGCCCGCTCGTATTTATCATctgagtttattgagcgcttactgtgtgcggagcactgtaataataataataatggcatttattaagcgcttactatgagcaaagcagtattctaagcgctggggaagttacaaggtgatcaggtcgtccaactgggggctgccagtcttaatccccattttccagatgaggtcaccgagtcccagagaagtgaagtgacttgcccaaagttacacagctgacaagtggtggagccgggatttgaacccatgacctgtgactctaaagcccgggctctttccactgagccacactgcttctctaacttctctgtacttctctgtgcttctctgtactaagcaacatggcctaatagaaagagcgtggacctgggaatcggaaggacctgggttctaatcctgactccgccacgtgatgatgatgatgatgatggtatttgttcattcattcattcattcaattgtatttattgagcgcttactgtgtgcagagcactatactaagcacttgggaagtacaagttggcaatatataaagacggtccctacccaacaatgggctcacagtcgagaagggggagacagatgacaaaacaaaacatgtggacaggtgtcaaatcgtcagaacaaagagaattaaagctatgtgccaggcactgtactaagcgctggggtggatacgagcaattcaagttggacaccgtccctgtactgtgtggggttcacagtctcagtcttcattttacagatgagggaactgaggcacagagaagtgaattgacttgcctgaggtgacacagcagacaggaggttgagtcgggatcagaacccatgaccttctcgctcccagacccatgctctatccatcacgccatgctgcttctcacttgcctgctgtgtgaccttgggcaagtcacttcacatctctgggcctcagttccctcatctgtaaaatggagactgagccctatgtgggacagggactgtgtccaacctgatttgcttgtatccaccccagcacttagtacagcgcctggcacacagtaagtactcaacaaagaccacaattattatcaagaagcagcgtggcttagtggaaagagcatggacctggggagtcagaggtcgtgggttcaaatcccggctctgccacttgtcagctgtgtgactttggaaaagtcacttcatttctctgtgcctcagttaccccatccgtaaaatggagattaagacggtgagcccctcgtgggacaacgtgatcttgtcttctccccagtgctaagaacagtgcttggcacatagtaagcgcttaacaaaaactaccattattattactataatatgtattattagttgtaaatatttccaTGCCCATCTCCTCACATTAgagtgaaaactccttgtgggcagggagacatgtcttctgcttctgttgtatCTCTGAAGTGtctggtacagtacctggccgtgggtgctcaatagataccattactattactactacagaaaGGCCAGTTTAGAAATGACTCTAATAACTGAACTGATCTTTTGGTCATATTACAAGTCATATTACCAAAAGGGATATTGCTGACTGTCCTGGGTATTTTTTGTGTTTATTGCAAGAGATAGGATCATCAACATGTGTGACATGGTAATTCCAGATCCAGTCTCTGGGAAAATCTAGGGGAAATGACTTGCACTTTGATGATATCTCTGGACCCCTTTCCCCAGATTCTTCCCCCagccaccccccaaaaaatctccaggaaaaaaacaaattaaGGCTAGTTGTTTGGCTATATATTTAGAGCACCTGGATCGAATATAATTAATATTTTTAGATTTATATACTAAAATACCTTTCCTCTAAATAACTCTAAAATCATCGATCGATATCTTTCTTCAAGAAGCTCAAAATGCCTTTTTACATCACTATCTTGTTCCTCCTCCAACCTTATTATTGAAGGAAAAGCATGGTTGCTTCTGCCTGAATTCTCCGAATAAGTGCCTCAATTATCTACTTCCCTGGGCTTGGGTAGACGCAGTCATAGAACCGGCAGACGAACCCGGAGTTCCCGATTTATTATTCTCCCATCTTCTTCCCACAAGAGCTCTTAAAGCTATTTACAACCCCCCCGATTCGTTCTAATTGATGAGGAAGAATAAAATATTGCCAACAGCGTCTGAATGGGGGCCCTGGCTCAAACCTCAGCCAGCTGAAAGTTACAGGAAGGTGAAGAAAAACCCCACCGCAAGCCCATCAAAACCTTCTTCTGCTCAAAAACACATCCACcgcttaatggtatttttgaagtgcttattacatgtctttcactgtactaagcactggggtagataaaagataatcaggttggacacgatccctgtcccacataggactcccagtgttaatccctatttaacagatgaggtaactgagacaaagggaagtgaagtgacttgtccaaggtcacatagcatgtcTTCCCAGTGTCTCATCCATTTAGAAgcatcaaggcctagtggatagagcaaggacttgggagtcagaaggacctgggttctaaacccggctctgccacatgtctgttgtgtgaccttagcttctccgtccctcaattacctcatctgtaaaatggggattcaatacctgttctccctcctactcaaactgtgagccccacgtgggacagggactgtgtccaacccaattaacttgtgtcgaccccagcgtttaagaacagtgattggcatatagtaagcgcttattataacaggttttattataattattattattattttaattggcTTTGTCCACCAGGTTCTGGACCTGATGTAGCCCTGGGCCCAGTCCTTAGcgctctgcttctctttctagaAAGTACGCCAATTTGATATTTTCTTTGGaaaatttctctccccacttagCCTGATCTTGGATAGGTAAATGCATTCAGGGAGTGCGATCTGGACACCAGCTTAAAAACAGGGATAGTTCATACAAAATATGTCTGCTTTCCctggaggcaagagaaaatgcTACAGTAAACAAAAAGcgtccatcatttttttttttttctaatgttgagggaagggaaatgatatCAAATGAACGCAAAGCTAACCAGctgcatttttaaaaagcagcagCCCCGGCGATTTCAGCTCCTGGCTGCCTTCCAAAGGCAACAGAATAAGTTTCATTTCTGGTGCATCCCTTTGCCAAGGTATTTGGAGATGTGGCATTTTCTGCTATAAAATCTCTCACGAAGCCTATCaactctcactcattcaacccaaactAATAAAACTCCAGACGACAAATTTTTCAAATCTAAAAGTATCGttcttattttttttcttaaattataAATTCATAGTCATCCTGTATAGGATGAG belongs to Tachyglossus aculeatus isolate mTacAcu1 chromosome 14, mTacAcu1.pri, whole genome shotgun sequence and includes:
- the NFAM1 gene encoding NFAT activation molecule 1; translated protein: MVSRLIFLALLPWLLQRGGGQSVVEKMPPILVKSAPSHVEFQCAVTYPNTDAYKNFQVGYYQTDHRGQRIQEVYFPCRAGPGPENQTLTTDCSFSAGPFRNASATGTYYCQVKWSGTKRKGNGIFILVRDSGYKEPPMSARKFLLITSTSLLAILSIVGTALLLWKTEVLPLRKLLSRKDPVQETGIQEPARSGSVYTSLEHIQPEVYSIIEQDPSSPLQECGHLPQEQQLKVEADLECNSVYENF